Proteins from a genomic interval of Piscinibacter sp. HJYY11:
- a CDS encoding PAS domain-containing sensor histidine kinase: MDESRYRLLVDSVTDYAIYMLDADGIVSSWNSGAHRFKGYTEAEIVGQHFSRFYVDEDREVGLPQKALATAVREGRFEGEGWRLRKDGTRFWAHVVIDPIRSPGTDDLLGFAKITRDLSERKAAAELLKRSEDQFNLLVQSVTDYAIYMLDAQGRVSSWNLGAQRIKGYAPEEIIGVHFSRFYTAEDRARDRPAITLQTAAREGRFEGEGWRVRKDGTRFWANVVVDRINGPEGQLLGFAKVTRDVTEKREAQHQLEIAREAFFQSQKMDAIGQLTGGVAHDFNNLLMAVLASLALIRKRIPEDPKTQALLDNAVRGAKRGAELTQRMLAFARRQQLKPAAVNVPELVEGMAGLLQSSLGPGVGIETRFAEGLSPVLVDANQLELALLNLAVNSRDAMPHGGVITIAAREDVAPPGKARPSAQRYVRLSLQDQGEGMDEETLARATEPFYTTKGVGKGTGLGLSMVEGLAAQSGGWLELKSAKGQGTTAELWLPVAPAASEVPPPAQAAPPSLPAASTGPLTVLAVDDDALVLMNTVAMLQELGHTVREAPSAKEALAMLARDGSIDLLVTDQAMPQMTGAQLIEAARLVKPGLPAILATGYADLSTSLPPDVPRLAKPFDLDALSHTIVSAAGGG; this comes from the coding sequence ATGGACGAGAGCCGCTATCGGCTGCTGGTCGATTCGGTCACCGACTACGCCATCTACATGCTGGATGCCGACGGCATCGTGTCGAGCTGGAACAGCGGCGCCCACCGCTTCAAGGGCTACACCGAGGCCGAGATCGTCGGCCAGCATTTCTCCCGCTTCTACGTCGACGAGGACCGTGAGGTCGGCCTGCCGCAGAAGGCGCTGGCCACCGCGGTGCGCGAAGGGCGCTTCGAAGGCGAGGGCTGGCGCCTGCGCAAGGACGGCACGCGCTTCTGGGCGCATGTGGTCATCGACCCGATCCGCTCGCCGGGCACGGACGACCTGCTGGGCTTTGCCAAGATCACGCGCGACCTGAGCGAGCGCAAGGCGGCGGCCGAGCTGCTCAAGCGCAGCGAAGACCAGTTCAACCTCCTGGTGCAGAGCGTCACCGACTACGCGATCTACATGCTCGACGCGCAGGGCCGCGTGTCGAGCTGGAACCTGGGCGCGCAGCGCATCAAGGGCTACGCACCGGAAGAGATCATCGGCGTGCACTTCTCGCGCTTCTACACGGCGGAAGACCGAGCGCGCGACCGGCCGGCCATCACGCTGCAGACGGCCGCGCGCGAAGGGCGCTTCGAGGGCGAAGGCTGGCGCGTGCGCAAGGACGGCACCCGCTTCTGGGCCAACGTGGTGGTCGACCGCATCAACGGCCCCGAGGGCCAGCTGCTCGGTTTTGCCAAGGTCACGCGCGACGTGACCGAGAAGCGCGAGGCCCAGCACCAGCTCGAGATCGCGCGCGAGGCCTTCTTCCAGTCGCAGAAGATGGATGCGATCGGCCAGCTCACTGGGGGCGTGGCGCACGACTTCAACAACCTGCTGATGGCGGTGCTGGCCAGCCTCGCGCTCATCCGCAAGCGCATTCCCGAAGACCCGAAGACGCAGGCGCTGCTCGACAACGCGGTGCGCGGCGCGAAGCGCGGTGCCGAGCTGACGCAGCGCATGCTGGCCTTCGCACGCCGCCAGCAGCTGAAGCCCGCGGCGGTGAACGTGCCGGAGCTGGTGGAGGGCATGGCCGGCCTGCTGCAGAGCTCGCTCGGGCCGGGGGTGGGCATCGAGACGCGGTTCGCCGAAGGGCTCTCGCCGGTGCTGGTCGACGCCAACCAGCTCGAGCTGGCGCTGCTCAACCTGGCCGTGAACTCGCGCGATGCCATGCCGCACGGCGGCGTGATCACGATCGCCGCGCGCGAAGACGTGGCCCCGCCCGGCAAGGCCAGGCCATCAGCCCAGCGCTATGTGCGCCTGTCGCTGCAGGACCAGGGCGAGGGCATGGACGAAGAGACGCTCGCCCGGGCGACCGAGCCCTTCTACACCACCAAGGGCGTGGGCAAGGGCACGGGGCTGGGCCTCTCGATGGTGGAGGGCCTGGCCGCGCAGTCGGGCGGCTGGCTCGAACTCAAGAGCGCCAAGGGGCAGGGCACGACCGCCGAGCTGTGGCTGCCGGTGGCGCCTGCAGCGTCGGAGGTCCCCCCGCCGGCGCAGGCTGCGCCTCCGAGCCTGCCCGCCGCTTCCACCGGGCCGCTCACGGTGCTGGCAGTCGACGACGATGCGCTGGTGCTGATGAACACGGTCGCCATGCTGCAGGAGCTCGGCCACACGGTGCGGGAGGCGCCTTCGGCCAAGGAGGCGCTGGCCATGCTGGCCCGAGACGGCTCGATCGACCTGCTGGTCACTGACCAGGCGATGCCGCAGATGACGGGTGCGCAGCTCATCGAGGCGGCGCGGCTGGTGAAGCCGGGCTTGCCGGCCATCCTGGCGACGGGTTACGCGGACCTGTCGACCTCACTGCCACCGGACGTGCCGCGCCTGGCCAAGCCCTTCGACCTGGACGCGCTGTCGCACACGATCGTCAGCGCTGCAGGAGGCGGCTGA
- a CDS encoding ParA family protein yields MPVVAVVNRKGGSGKSTLATHLAAHLAHAGVPVMLGDVDKQQSTQAWLRLRSKQPVTNKVPIVGWTVDARSVLRSPPGVTHVILDTPGGLRGFDLARVVMFADAIVMPVCNSVFDRESAADCFAELMTLPRVATGKCKVAAVGMRLDARTKADETLREWAGKHEIPFIGVLRETQGYVRCVEQGLTLFDLPPSKVESDLAQWQPILQWLHPVLHPKPVPAPVSRPIDVAAASSTSTNANASARADSLRPAQSTLPAAQQAVAPRPPAPRLQPAKPALPQPPAAEAAPARTGMADRVGNWLGSWGVSRLLQR; encoded by the coding sequence ATGCCCGTCGTTGCAGTCGTCAATCGGAAAGGTGGAAGCGGCAAGAGCACGCTGGCCACCCATCTGGCCGCTCACCTGGCGCACGCGGGCGTCCCGGTCATGCTGGGCGACGTGGACAAGCAGCAGTCCACCCAGGCCTGGTTGCGGCTGCGCAGCAAGCAGCCCGTCACGAACAAGGTGCCCATCGTCGGCTGGACGGTCGATGCCCGCAGCGTGCTGCGCTCCCCGCCCGGCGTGACGCACGTGATCCTCGACACCCCCGGCGGCCTGCGCGGCTTCGACCTCGCCCGCGTGGTGATGTTTGCCGACGCGATCGTGATGCCGGTGTGCAACTCGGTCTTCGACCGCGAATCGGCCGCCGACTGCTTCGCCGAGCTGATGACGCTCCCCCGCGTGGCCACCGGCAAGTGCAAGGTGGCCGCCGTCGGCATGCGGCTGGACGCTCGCACCAAGGCCGACGAGACCCTGCGCGAATGGGCCGGCAAGCACGAGATCCCCTTCATCGGCGTGCTGCGCGAGACCCAGGGCTACGTGCGCTGCGTCGAGCAGGGCCTGACCCTTTTCGACCTGCCCCCGTCCAAGGTGGAATCCGACCTGGCCCAGTGGCAGCCCATCCTCCAGTGGCTGCACCCGGTGCTGCACCCGAAGCCCGTGCCGGCGCCGGTGAGCCGGCCGATCGACGTGGCCGCCGCCTCGTCCACCAGCACCAACGCCAACGCCAGCGCCCGCGCCGACAGCCTGAGGCCCGCCCAGTCGACGCTGCCCGCGGCGCAACAAGCCGTCGCCCCGCGACCGCCGGCGCCACGGCTCCAGCCCGCCAAGCCGGCCCTGCCGCAGCCGCCTGCGGCCGAAGCCGCGCCCGCCCGCACCGGCATGGCCGACCGCGTGGGCAACTGGCTCGGGAGCTGGGGCGTCAGCCGCCTCCTGCAGCGCTGA
- a CDS encoding MFS transporter: MASLALMTIGSGGMYLVAVVLPSVQAEFGVARADASLPYTALLIGFGVGGMLMGRLADRYGVMVPVLIGSAGLGLGYLAAGLAPNVWVFALAHGVLLGLLGSSATFSPLVADASLWFVKRRGTAVAICASGNYLAGAIWPPVVQHFNELVGWRHTYFGIGAFCVLTMPFIALMLRPRPPMAQVSAVPGGAVVASERPFGLSMNKAQLLLCVAGVSCCVAMSMPQVHIVAYCGDLGYGAARGAQMLSLMLGLGIVSRLVSGWICDHIGGLRTLLLGSTLQGVALLLFLPFDGLVPLFVISGLFGLFQGGIVPSYAIIVREHFPPKEAGSRVGAVLMCTLLGMALGGWMSGKVYDLTGSYHAAFLNGIAWNLLNLGIAWWLFLRVRKAQGVTN, translated from the coding sequence ATGGCGTCCCTGGCGCTGATGACCATCGGCAGCGGCGGCATGTACCTGGTGGCGGTGGTGCTGCCCTCGGTGCAGGCGGAATTCGGCGTGGCGCGGGCCGATGCCTCGCTGCCGTACACGGCGCTGCTCATCGGCTTCGGCGTCGGCGGCATGCTGATGGGCCGGCTGGCCGACCGCTACGGGGTGATGGTGCCGGTGCTGATCGGCAGCGCGGGCCTCGGCCTCGGCTACCTCGCGGCCGGCCTCGCGCCCAATGTGTGGGTCTTCGCGCTGGCGCACGGGGTGCTGCTGGGCCTGCTCGGCAGTTCGGCCACCTTTTCACCGCTGGTGGCCGATGCCTCGCTCTGGTTCGTGAAGCGGCGCGGCACGGCGGTGGCCATCTGCGCCAGCGGCAACTACCTGGCGGGCGCCATCTGGCCGCCGGTGGTGCAGCACTTCAACGAACTGGTGGGCTGGCGCCACACCTATTTCGGCATCGGCGCCTTCTGCGTGCTGACCATGCCCTTCATCGCGCTGATGCTGCGCCCGCGGCCGCCCATGGCGCAGGTGTCGGCCGTGCCGGGCGGGGCGGTGGTGGCGAGCGAGCGGCCCTTCGGCCTCTCGATGAACAAGGCCCAGCTGCTGCTGTGCGTGGCCGGCGTGTCGTGCTGCGTGGCGATGTCGATGCCGCAGGTGCACATCGTGGCCTACTGCGGCGACCTCGGCTACGGCGCGGCGCGGGGTGCGCAGATGCTGTCGCTGATGCTGGGCCTGGGCATCGTGAGCCGGCTGGTGTCGGGCTGGATCTGCGACCACATCGGGGGCTTGCGCACGCTGCTGCTGGGCTCCACGCTGCAGGGCGTGGCCTTGCTGCTCTTCCTGCCCTTCGACGGCCTTGTGCCGCTCTTCGTGATCTCGGGGCTCTTCGGGCTCTTCCAGGGCGGCATCGTGCCGTCTTACGCGATCATCGTGCGCGAGCATTTCCCGCCCAAGGAAGCCGGCTCGCGGGTGGGTGCGGTGCTGATGTGCACGCTGCTGGGCATGGCGCTCGGCGGCTGGATGTCGGGCAAGGTGTACGACCTCACCGGCTCGTACCACGCCGCTTTCCTCAACGGCATCGCGTGGAACCTGCTCAACCTCGGCATCGCGTGGTGGCTGTTCCTGCGGGTGCGCAAGGCTCAGGGCGTGACGAACTGA
- a CDS encoding arylamine N-acetyltransferase, which translates to MIDLDAYLRRLDYRGPREPGVALLRTLCASQPAHIPYENIDPLLGTPPSLEPAAVTEKLLHARRGGYCFEQNLLLKLALEALGFEVEALAARVVWMRPADAPLRPRSHMLLKVAVPQGQGTDTYIADAGFGGNLMDTPLPLVADEPQRTPHATLRFTLDGELYTAETRLPAGWTPMYRFTLEPHAAADYEPLNWFTATHPSSIFCHNLLMERVTPELRVGLFNDRLVQRRPDVPPVTTRLNSQPEFDAALEQHFQLELATEQRSALWAKLPKGLDQFVTP; encoded by the coding sequence ATGATCGACCTCGACGCCTACCTGCGGCGCCTGGACTACCGCGGCCCGCGTGAGCCGGGTGTCGCGTTGCTGCGCACACTCTGCGCGAGCCAGCCGGCCCACATCCCCTACGAAAACATCGACCCGCTGCTGGGCACGCCGCCGTCGCTCGAGCCCGCGGCGGTGACGGAGAAGCTCCTGCACGCCCGGCGCGGAGGCTATTGCTTCGAGCAGAACCTCCTGCTCAAGCTGGCGCTGGAAGCCTTGGGCTTCGAGGTGGAGGCGCTGGCCGCGCGCGTGGTGTGGATGCGCCCGGCCGATGCGCCCTTGCGCCCGCGCAGCCACATGCTGCTGAAGGTGGCGGTGCCGCAAGGCCAAGGCACCGACACCTACATCGCCGATGCCGGCTTCGGCGGCAACCTGATGGACACGCCGCTGCCCCTCGTCGCCGACGAGCCCCAGCGCACGCCGCATGCGACGCTGCGCTTCACGCTCGATGGCGAGCTCTACACCGCCGAGACGCGCCTGCCCGCCGGCTGGACGCCGATGTACCGCTTCACGCTCGAGCCGCATGCCGCGGCCGACTACGAGCCGCTGAACTGGTTCACGGCCACGCACCCCAGCTCGATCTTCTGCCACAACCTGCTGATGGAGCGGGTGACGCCCGAGCTGCGCGTGGGCCTCTTCAACGACCGGCTGGTGCAGCGCCGCCCGGACGTGCCGCCGGTGACCACGCGCCTGAACTCACAACCGGAGTTCGACGCTGCGCTGGAGCAGCACTTCCAACTGGAGCTGGCCACCGAGCAGCGCTCGGCGCTGTGGGCCAAGCTGCCCAAGGGCCTGGATCAGTTCGTCACGCCCTGA
- a CDS encoding ATP-binding protein — translation MNTSLGGIRWRLAMLLALLLALMAIAAGYALVQLRGVSLSVQSVYDDRVLPLFQLRKVFDTYVVDLPRVARDLRDGSLGSDQALGMLHTARREAREEWLRYKATYLVPREKLLIARAEPLLDASEKLLDRFALAVAHGTERPSAAELQATIQPMGNVLGELMALQADEAQAAAKAGRGAYDAALWAFVALLGLATVAGISIASLVAVGYARERRQGELEAERLSLCYSALSRTNQMIVRVRDEAQMFSEICRICVESRLARVAMLMLPDGADRFRITASAGPAETMMAGLELKLDPPGRDGPVAIALRHGRVDVCNDFARDVRLARFRSRAHEHGVRAMAAFPVRRGGTVVAALGLYVGEVGFFDAARLALLEEMTRDLSFALDNIDRDAAHAAAEREIEAGYERVQQIFNVMPVSITLASRRTGRLVLANTAAGERYGMAPEMMVGRTTAELKIGFNPAEREKFFARLDAHRSVRNFEAQVRNAHGEVLDLLTNAALIDYRGEPCALAVSLDITERKRRERAEQAQRDAETHSRAKTDFLSRMSHELRTPLNAVLGFSQLLQSNAAEPLTPRQREQVEAIRQAGWHLLALVNDVLDVSRIESGHLRVESRGVDLLALLDEVSELVRPQAERAGIQLSHHHGEGPAFVMADPVRLRQVLVNLMSNAIKYNRAGGVVSVEVERTGLRVGVSVADTGIGMTQEQLDSLFEPFNRLGREYSEIEGTGIGLVLTRQLLTLMDGELEVESEEGHGTTVHVTLRRADSAQPMGPRVPAGSTPGDADEDAPEGTVLYIEDNPINLLLVEQLLLRWPGIRLLQAETGEKGIELAQALQPDLVLLDMRLPDMSGPEVLEELRAHPLTSGLRVVALSASAMPDEVALARDGGAFDYWTKPLDFDRFTADLKRLLAKSTVS, via the coding sequence GTGAACACAAGCCTTGGTGGAATACGCTGGCGGCTGGCGATGCTGCTCGCCTTGCTGCTGGCGCTCATGGCGATCGCGGCGGGGTATGCGCTGGTCCAGCTGAGAGGCGTGAGCCTGTCGGTGCAGAGCGTCTACGACGACCGCGTGCTGCCGCTGTTCCAGCTGCGCAAGGTGTTCGACACCTATGTGGTCGACCTGCCCCGCGTGGCGCGCGACCTGCGCGACGGCAGCCTCGGCAGCGACCAGGCGCTCGGCATGCTCCACACCGCGCGCCGCGAGGCGCGTGAAGAGTGGCTGCGCTACAAGGCCACCTACCTCGTGCCGCGGGAGAAGCTGCTGATCGCGCGGGCCGAACCGCTGCTTGACGCGTCGGAGAAGCTGCTCGATCGCTTTGCCCTGGCCGTGGCGCACGGCACCGAGCGGCCGAGCGCCGCCGAGCTGCAGGCCACCATCCAGCCCATGGGCAATGTGCTCGGCGAACTGATGGCCCTGCAGGCGGACGAAGCCCAGGCCGCGGCCAAGGCCGGCCGCGGAGCCTATGACGCCGCGTTGTGGGCCTTCGTCGCACTGCTGGGCCTCGCCACCGTGGCAGGCATCAGCATCGCCTCGCTGGTGGCCGTGGGCTACGCCCGCGAGCGGCGCCAGGGTGAACTCGAAGCCGAGCGCCTGTCGCTGTGCTACTCGGCCCTGTCGCGCACCAACCAGATGATCGTGCGCGTGCGCGACGAGGCGCAGATGTTCAGCGAGATCTGCCGCATCTGCGTGGAGAGCCGGCTCGCACGCGTGGCGATGCTGATGCTGCCCGACGGCGCCGACCGCTTCCGCATCACCGCGTCGGCGGGGCCTGCCGAGACCATGATGGCCGGCCTGGAGCTCAAGCTCGATCCCCCGGGGCGCGACGGGCCGGTGGCGATCGCGCTGCGTCATGGGCGGGTCGACGTCTGCAACGACTTCGCGCGCGACGTGCGGCTGGCGCGCTTCCGCTCGCGGGCCCACGAGCACGGCGTGCGCGCCATGGCCGCCTTCCCGGTGCGCCGCGGCGGCACCGTCGTGGCCGCCCTGGGCCTGTACGTCGGCGAAGTGGGCTTCTTCGACGCGGCCCGCCTCGCGCTGCTCGAAGAGATGACGCGGGACCTGTCGTTCGCGCTCGACAACATCGACCGCGACGCCGCGCACGCCGCCGCCGAGCGCGAGATCGAGGCGGGCTACGAGCGGGTGCAGCAGATCTTCAACGTGATGCCGGTGTCGATCACGCTTGCGTCGCGCCGCACCGGGCGGCTGGTGCTGGCCAACACCGCGGCAGGCGAACGCTACGGCATGGCGCCCGAGATGATGGTGGGCCGCACCACGGCGGAGCTGAAGATCGGGTTCAACCCGGCCGAGCGCGAGAAGTTCTTCGCGCGGCTCGACGCCCACCGTTCGGTGCGCAACTTCGAGGCGCAGGTGCGCAACGCCCACGGCGAGGTGCTGGACCTCCTCACCAATGCCGCGCTCATCGACTACCGGGGCGAGCCCTGTGCGCTGGCGGTGAGCCTCGACATCACCGAGCGCAAGCGCCGCGAACGTGCCGAGCAGGCGCAGCGCGACGCCGAGACCCACAGCCGCGCCAAGACCGATTTCCTCTCGCGCATGAGCCACGAGCTGCGCACGCCGCTCAACGCGGTGCTGGGCTTCTCGCAGCTCCTGCAGTCCAACGCGGCCGAGCCGCTCACGCCGCGCCAGCGCGAGCAGGTCGAGGCCATCCGGCAGGCCGGCTGGCACCTGCTGGCGCTGGTGAACGACGTGCTCGACGTGTCGCGCATCGAGTCGGGCCACCTGCGGGTGGAGTCGCGCGGGGTCGACCTGCTGGCGCTGCTCGACGAGGTGAGCGAGCTCGTGCGTCCGCAGGCCGAGCGCGCCGGCATCCAGCTGAGCCACCACCACGGCGAGGGGCCGGCGTTCGTGATGGCCGACCCGGTGCGGCTGCGCCAGGTGCTGGTCAACCTGATGAGCAACGCCATCAAGTACAACCGGGCGGGCGGTGTGGTGAGCGTGGAGGTCGAGCGCACGGGGCTGCGTGTGGGCGTGTCGGTGGCCGACACCGGCATCGGCATGACGCAGGAGCAGCTCGACAGCCTGTTCGAGCCCTTCAACCGCCTCGGCCGCGAATACAGCGAGATCGAAGGCACCGGCATCGGCCTCGTGCTCACGCGCCAGCTGCTCACGCTGATGGACGGCGAGCTCGAGGTGGAAAGCGAAGAGGGCCACGGCACCACGGTGCACGTGACGCTCAGGCGAGCCGACTCGGCCCAGCCCATGGGCCCGCGGGTGCCGGCGGGCTCGACGCCGGGCGATGCCGACGAGGACGCGCCCGAAGGCACGGTGCTCTACATCGAAGACAACCCGATCAACCTCTTGCTGGTGGAGCAGCTGCTGCTGCGCTGGCCGGGCATCCGACTCTTGCAGGCCGAGACGGGCGAGAAGGGCATCGAGCTGGCGCAGGCGCTGCAGCCCGACCTCGTGCTGCTCGACATGCGCCTGCCCGACATGAGCGGGCCGGAGGTGCTGGAAGAGCTGCGCGCGCATCCTCTGACGAGCGGCCTGCGCGTCGTGGCGCTGTCGGCCAGCGCCATGCCGGACGAGGTGGCGCTGGCCCGAGACGGCGGCGCCTTCGACTACTGGACCAAGCCGCTCGACTTCGACCGCTTCACGGCCGACCTCAAGCGGCTGCTGGCGAAGTCGACGGTCAGCTGA